The Candidatus Gracilibacteria bacterium genome window below encodes:
- the tsaE gene encoding tRNA (adenosine(37)-N6)-threonylcarbamoyltransferase complex ATPase subunit type 1 TsaE yields MYVALSDIDKHIFSLTPGDRVFLRGVPGAGKTTFIQALIRHHMGDKKLTIVSPTYTYYQKYGKNLYHFDLYRATCVEDIIRIGADEILENPENICLIEWPDILEDRVQPTQTIDITLRNDKRYFEIHDVKTDVLT; encoded by the coding sequence ATGTACGTTGCTCTTTCTGACATCGATAAACACATTTTCTCTCTCACGCCAGGTGATAGGGTGTTTCTCCGATGAGTTCCCTGAGCTGGAAAAACGACCTTCATTCAAGCACTTATCCGCCATCATATGTGAGATAAGAAGCTCACAATAGTCTCACCAACCTATACATACTATCAGAAATATGGGAAAAATCTCTATCATTTTGACCTCTATCGTGCGACCTGTGTAGAGGACATTATACGCATAGGGGCTGATGAAATACTCGAGAATCCAGAAAATATCTGCCTCATAGAATGGCCGGATATACTCGAAGATAGAGTACAGCCGACTCAGACAATTGATATCACTCTCCGAAATGATAAACGATATTTTGAGATTCATGATGTCAAGACGGATGTATTGACATAA